The segment ATAAATATTATAAATGTCTGCTCTAATAACGGGAGACAACATCTTTACCGCTAAAGAAAAAGAGGTACTATAACTTTTTGTAACTAGTTTACTACAATCATTAGAAACGCTATCAAATAACTCTTTCATTTTATTATTGATTATTAATGATTAATTCTGATGCTATTTTTCCAGAAATTAATGCTGGTGGAACTCCAGGTCCCGGAACTGTTAATTGCCCTGTAAAATACAAATTATTTGCTTTACTACTTTTTATTTTTGGTCTTAAAAATGCTGTTTGTAAAAGCGTATTTGCCATTCCGTAAGCATTTCCTTTGTATGAGTTGTATTCTTCTTTAAAATCCTTTACACAAAAAGACTTCTTAAATAAAACGTGTTTTTTTACTTCTTGATTTGTTAATTTCTCAAATCGATCTATAATTTTATGAAAATACTCTTCTCTTAAGGCTTCTGTATCTTCAATTCCTGGAGCTAAAGGTATTAAGAAAAATCCAGCTTCCTTTCCTTCAGGAGCAGAAGTTTTATCTGTTATTGATGTAAAGTTTGCATAAAACAAAGGGTCTGTTGGCCATTGTGGATTGTCATAAATTTCTTTTGCATGCGCATCAAAATCTGTATCAAAAAACAAGGTATGATGGCTTACATTTTTTACTTTTTTATCAAAACCAACATAAAATAGTAATGATGAAGGAGCAAAGGTCTTTTTATCCCAATATTTTTCTGAATACTGACGTAAATTTTTATCTAACAAGGTTTCTGTATGATGATAATCTGCGCCACTTAAAACAAGGTTTGTTTTAATTTCTTCTCCATTTACCAATAAAGCAGTTAAATTATTAGCGGTATCTGTAATAATTTTTTCAACATTAGCATTCGTTTTAAAGGTTACTCCTAAACTTTTTGCTAAAGAAACCATTCCTTCAATAACGGTGTACATTCCCCCTCTTGGGTGCCAAGTTCCTAAACCAAAATCTGCATAATTCATAAAATTATAAAATGCGGGAGTATTGTTGGGTTTAGCTCCTAAAAACAAAACAGGAAATTCTAATATTTTGATTAATTTATTGCTCTTAATATTTTTTCTAACTTGCTTTCTTATTGTTGAAAAAAACTGAGAAACTCTTGCTATAGTAGTTGTATTAACTAATTCTAAGGGCGAAACTCCCGGTTTATACACTAAGTCTTTAATAGCGGTATCGTAATTAGATTTTGCAGAATCTAAAAAAGTCTTCAAGTGTTTTGCGCTTCCTTTTTCTGTTTCTTCGAATAAATCGTAAATCTCTTTTAATTCACTAGAAATTTTAACGGAATCATTTTCTCCAAAATAAACTTCATAACCAGGATTTAATTTATCCAATGTATAATAATCTGAAGGTTTTTTACCAAAATCGGCAAAAAAACGTTCAAATACATCTGGCATCCAATACCAAGAAGGACCAATGTCAAAAGTAAAACCCTCTTTTTTATACTGCCTTGCTCTACCTCCTAAAGTATTATTTTTCTCTAAAACAATAACTTCAAACCCCTCTTTTGCTAAATAACAAGAAGCTGATAATGCAGAAAACCCAGAACCAATAATATGTACCTTTTTATTCATTTTTTATTTTGTTTAACAAAGATAGTAAATAACCAAACAAAATAACAGAAGAAAGAATTTAATTATAATACTTTTAACAAGTCTGGAATAGAATCATAAAATTGAATGTTCGAATTTAATTTAAGATGTTTAACTTTATTAACTTTTCTTCCTGTTGCAATAAATTGATTTTTAGAAATACTCATAATTTCATTAATCTCTTGGAAATAATTTTCAATTTTATCGTCGTAAGGTTGTATCGTTAAAGATGTTATAAAACATATTTCTCTGTCG is part of the Polaribacter sp. SA4-10 genome and harbors:
- a CDS encoding NAD(P)/FAD-dependent oxidoreductase, producing MNKKVHIIGSGFSALSASCYLAKEGFEVIVLEKNNTLGGRARQYKKEGFTFDIGPSWYWMPDVFERFFADFGKKPSDYYTLDKLNPGYEVYFGENDSVKISSELKEIYDLFEETEKGSAKHLKTFLDSAKSNYDTAIKDLVYKPGVSPLELVNTTTIARVSQFFSTIRKQVRKNIKSNKLIKILEFPVLFLGAKPNNTPAFYNFMNYADFGLGTWHPRGGMYTVIEGMVSLAKSLGVTFKTNANVEKIITDTANNLTALLVNGEEIKTNLVLSGADYHHTETLLDKNLRQYSEKYWDKKTFAPSSLLFYVGFDKKVKNVSHHTLFFDTDFDAHAKEIYDNPQWPTDPLFYANFTSITDKTSAPEGKEAGFFLIPLAPGIEDTEALREEYFHKIIDRFEKLTNQEVKKHVLFKKSFCVKDFKEEYNSYKGNAYGMANTLLQTAFLRPKIKSSKANNLYFTGQLTVPGPGVPPALISGKIASELIINNQ